The following coding sequences are from one Ammoniphilus sp. CFH 90114 window:
- a CDS encoding recombinase family protein — MEKSKALGILRKSSYKQKNNLSFDIQREKILGLPSAQEYDIEFIEEIESAYHSSASERSGMQEVVEKAINGDYNALFFYEESRVSRQSGSDFVIDIVREIARRKPYFKFYSTSKSGEWDPDSLEVKIKMISSESDSRKISQRVIDTRNTLLGNKKRPGGPPPYGYILVEGKLVPVEHEVPIVNFIFFLAIWGTSNKDISNLLNQCNVPTRSNGNWSPSSIDVILNNHTYIGDYTNGKRKSHSNGARKPKDQFEVIKDFNEPIIPQILWNLVVQVRQLKNDFGMKMRTPFLLRGVIECKKCSEILKCKDNTPTGSKNSYLNYYCDKCKNKISPELVHPEFIKKFIQKILTVLTDSKGYTKQMLKQWEKDLKSKSTDLKHKLDIVEYHRSLLDDSNELFEEWKSALQVTMDSFKEQIELNKEELIKVERLMSNKGFTNLFSIITNSNLSMLRQSELRILVLQFTKRVIIDFIDNEQHIELKSLSL, encoded by the coding sequence ATGGAAAAGTCGAAAGCGCTTGGAATTTTACGAAAGTCGTCATATAAACAAAAGAACAATCTTAGCTTTGATATTCAGAGGGAAAAAATTCTAGGTCTCCCATCAGCACAAGAGTATGACATAGAATTTATTGAGGAGATTGAATCGGCATATCATTCAAGTGCATCTGAAAGGTCGGGCATGCAAGAAGTAGTAGAAAAAGCTATTAATGGTGATTATAATGCTCTCTTCTTTTACGAGGAGTCACGGGTAAGCAGACAATCGGGCAGTGATTTCGTCATTGATATTGTACGTGAAATTGCACGAAGGAAACCTTACTTTAAATTCTATAGTACTAGCAAGAGTGGTGAATGGGATCCAGATAGCTTAGAAGTAAAAATCAAAATGATAAGTAGTGAGTCTGATTCAAGGAAAATATCCCAACGTGTCATTGATACAAGGAATACATTGTTAGGTAATAAAAAAAGGCCAGGAGGCCCACCGCCATATGGTTACATCCTAGTTGAAGGAAAGCTTGTTCCCGTTGAACATGAAGTCCCCATCGTTAACTTTATATTCTTCTTAGCAATATGGGGGACAAGTAACAAAGATATTTCGAACTTACTCAATCAATGCAATGTTCCAACTCGTTCAAATGGAAATTGGAGCCCAAGTAGTATAGATGTCATCCTTAATAATCACACATACATCGGTGATTATACAAATGGCAAACGGAAGAGTCATTCAAATGGTGCAAGGAAACCAAAAGATCAGTTTGAAGTAATAAAAGACTTTAATGAACCTATCATCCCTCAAATTCTCTGGAATCTTGTCGTTCAAGTACGTCAACTTAAGAATGATTTCGGAATGAAAATGAGGACACCTTTTCTTTTAAGGGGTGTTATTGAATGCAAAAAGTGTTCAGAAATCCTTAAATGCAAAGACAATACGCCAACAGGTTCTAAGAACAGTTATCTGAACTACTATTGCGACAAGTGTAAAAACAAGATATCCCCAGAGCTTGTTCACCCAGAGTTTATCAAGAAATTTATTCAAAAAATACTCACAGTTTTAACCGACAGTAAGGGATATACCAAACAAATGCTGAAGCAATGGGAAAAAGATCTCAAATCCAAGAGTACAGATCTCAAACACAAGTTAGACATAGTCGAGTATCATCGGTCCTTATTAGATGACAGTAATGAATTATTCGAAGAGTGGAAATCAGCTTTACAAGTTACAATGGATTCCTTTAAAGAACAAATAGAACTCAATAAAGAAGAACTTATCAAAGTAGAACGACTTATGTCCAACAAAGGATTTACCAACCTCTTTTCCATTATTACTAACTCAAATCTTTCCATGCTTAGACAGTCGGAACTCCGCATATTGGTCCTACAGTTTACGAAAAGAGTAATTATTGACTTCATCGATAATGAACAGCATATTGAATTAAAATCATTATCTCTCTAA
- a CDS encoding recombinase family protein, with amino-acid sequence MTKYIESSIALYYRVSTSSQNDDMQIGANQSYLEKMAVKEFIELNDHGVSALKNELHKRPKLVELLELIKAGQIKTVIVYARDRLSRDMYEYSSIVQIFYDYKVEVIFTMENHTSFQQTKDMELLAFLFCDQEGRNLQQRTKDRNKRNPYAIFGYKKIKDGSNKDFYKIKLEEKDRLVNLFNLCLKAQTPKDMLDYLEKQKKLFKKPNVFEILKILQNPFYSGHCEEEYGFQSLLHVESVVSLEMFLNVRTKLNHFSKDIFEAMNDNPVVQAYCAVCNQQMKIKGKSLTSAGYFLCKNNHSRVTIHVEELDKLLKEAMVNHFNSMATGKLKKITRASVIKLINEIEASITKIHNEIKEESINLSLSFAPNKSNPLVLHKFQLIKELKSQIRRLSVKKYQLNLTLSDIDLLHQEVHKKVIEGCLKTNLRKLANLVVDKVEISNGNVMFHFFFKEFIQHQGK; translated from the coding sequence ATGACTAAGTACATTGAATCCTCTATAGCTCTCTATTACCGTGTAAGTACATCGTCACAAAATGATGATATGCAAATTGGTGCCAACCAAAGTTATCTTGAGAAAATGGCAGTTAAGGAATTTATTGAATTAAACGATCATGGGGTATCTGCACTCAAGAATGAATTGCATAAGAGACCTAAACTGGTTGAATTACTTGAACTAATCAAAGCAGGTCAGATAAAGACTGTAATTGTTTACGCAAGAGATCGTCTGTCACGTGATATGTACGAATACTCCAGCATCGTACAAATATTTTATGACTACAAAGTAGAAGTCATTTTCACCATGGAAAATCATACGTCTTTCCAACAGACCAAGGATATGGAGCTATTGGCATTCCTTTTTTGCGACCAGGAAGGAAGAAACCTTCAGCAGAGAACAAAGGATCGTAACAAAAGAAACCCTTACGCAATTTTTGGATATAAAAAAATCAAAGATGGAAGCAATAAAGATTTCTATAAAATAAAGCTTGAAGAAAAGGACCGCTTAGTTAACCTCTTTAACCTTTGCTTGAAAGCTCAAACTCCTAAGGATATGCTTGATTACCTTGAGAAACAAAAGAAGTTATTCAAAAAGCCTAATGTATTTGAAATATTAAAAATACTACAGAATCCTTTTTATAGTGGCCACTGCGAAGAAGAATACGGATTTCAGTCACTACTACACGTTGAATCAGTGGTTTCATTGGAAATGTTCCTCAATGTGAGGACCAAGTTGAATCATTTCAGCAAGGACATCTTTGAAGCAATGAATGACAACCCTGTGGTTCAAGCTTACTGCGCAGTATGCAACCAACAAATGAAAATAAAGGGGAAAAGTTTAACCAGTGCTGGTTACTTTCTTTGCAAAAACAATCATTCTCGGGTAACTATTCATGTAGAGGAACTGGACAAATTATTGAAAGAGGCTATGGTTAATCATTTTAATAGTATGGCTACTGGAAAATTAAAGAAAATTACTAGAGCATCAGTTATCAAGCTAATAAATGAGATAGAAGCATCAATAACCAAGATTCATAATGAAATTAAAGAAGAAAGCATTAATTTATCCTTATCTTTTGCGCCAAATAAATCCAACCCACTTGTGTTACACAAATTTCAATTAATTAAAGAACTCAAATCCCAAATACGAAGACTGTCGGTAAAAAAATACCAACTTAACCTTACACTTAGCGACATAGATCTGTTACATCAAGAAGTACATAAAAAAGTTATTGAAGGATGTCTAAAAACTAACCTAAGAAAACTTGCAAATCTAGTTGTGGACAAAGTAGAAATTTCAAATGGAAATGTAATGTTCCATTTCTTTTTTAAAGAATTTATCCAACATCAGGGAAAGTAA
- a CDS encoding helix-turn-helix domain-containing protein: protein MLKATLTAKEAASYLGVSYWLVLDAARQRKIPHFRIGQRIMFRLESLQQWIEQQEASSIIAPLETQSGKIRKILP from the coding sequence ATGCTAAAAGCAACACTAACCGCAAAAGAAGCAGCTTCATATTTAGGGGTAAGCTACTGGCTCGTATTAGATGCTGCAAGGCAAAGAAAAATCCCACATTTCCGTATTGGGCAACGCATCATGTTTAGACTGGAAAGCCTTCAACAATGGATTGAACAACAGGAGGCAAGTTCAATAATTGCTCCACTTGAAACGCAATCCGGTAAAATCCGAAAGATCCTACCATAA
- a CDS encoding DUF2294 domain-containing protein, with product MASTKKKLEAELSEAFIKFQRELIGRGPQEAKTYIVEDMVILRFKGVLTVEEKHLVKNDQGRRLIKKMRQTLREMYSQDFEAIVQRYTGCKVLSSHSDISTKTEERIEVFVMDRDVEKMLDKECTGKKLSAN from the coding sequence ATGGCTTCAACAAAAAAGAAATTAGAAGCAGAGTTAAGCGAAGCATTTATTAAATTCCAAAGAGAATTAATTGGACGTGGTCCACAGGAGGCAAAGACCTACATTGTAGAGGATATGGTTATTCTTCGCTTTAAAGGGGTTCTTACCGTGGAAGAAAAGCACTTGGTTAAAAATGATCAAGGTCGAAGATTAATTAAAAAAATGAGACAAACCCTACGTGAGATGTATAGTCAAGATTTTGAAGCCATTGTTCAACGATACACCGGATGTAAAGTACTAAGTAGTCATAGCGATATCAGCACTAAGACAGAAGAACGTATTGAAGTCTTCGTGATGGATCGAGATGTCGAAAAAATGCTAGACAAAGAATGCACAGGAAAAAAATTATCAGCCAATTAA
- a CDS encoding potassium-transporting ATPase subunit F produces the protein MIVLGLVTAATFIYLGYVLVNPEKF, from the coding sequence ATGATCGTTTTGGGTTTGGTAACAGCAGCCACCTTTATCTATCTAGGATACGTATTAGTGAACCCTGAGAAATTTTAA
- the kdpA gene encoding potassium-transporting ATPase subunit KdpA: MTTPLISVGITLLLVLLLARPMGLYLTKAFDYKPTGVDRIFGFDNWILKLGGVRKQNQSWKEYALAIIYSNTLMILITYTFFRIQGVLPLNPSAITAMEPTLSLNTAISFMTNTNLQHYSGESSLSYLAQMMGIVFLMFTAPGTALAVIIAFIRGLAGKPLGNFYVDLIRSIFRVLLPIAFVTAIFFVLLGVPQTLDPTVTATTITGEEQQIGRGPVASFLSIKELGNNGGGFFGVNSAHPFENPNAISNLIQILLMLLLGTATPFAYGHMVGNAKQGRVLFVSMFMMFLIMAGVSLSSEYAGNPALNSLGIQHEQGSMEGKEVRFGVAQSALYSVVTTASETGAVNTMHDTLTPIGGMITISNMMLNTIFGGVGAGFLNVLMYAMIAVFLSGLMVGRTPEFLGKKIEGKEMKLIALTLLVHPILILVPTAIAVMLHPDTISNPGFHGITQAMYEYTSSAANNGSGFEGLGDNTPFWNISTGIVMFLGRYFSFVTMLAVAGSLAAKKSVPETVGTFRTDTPLFAGVFIGTVLLVGALTFFPALVLGPIAEYLTLR, encoded by the coding sequence TTGACAACGCCATTGATTTCTGTTGGGATTACCTTGCTTCTAGTATTATTACTTGCTAGACCTATGGGTCTATATTTAACTAAAGCATTTGATTACAAGCCGACAGGTGTGGATCGCATCTTCGGATTTGATAACTGGATTTTAAAATTAGGCGGTGTACGAAAACAAAATCAAAGCTGGAAAGAGTACGCGCTGGCTATTATTTATTCGAATACCTTAATGATTTTGATTACCTACACGTTTTTCCGAATTCAAGGCGTACTACCACTGAATCCAAGTGCGATTACGGCGATGGAGCCGACCTTATCTCTGAATACAGCAATCAGCTTTATGACCAATACAAACTTACAGCATTATAGTGGAGAAAGCAGCTTATCGTATTTAGCTCAGATGATGGGGATTGTATTCCTCATGTTTACAGCACCAGGTACTGCGTTAGCGGTTATTATCGCTTTTATCCGTGGATTAGCTGGAAAACCTTTAGGTAACTTTTATGTGGACTTAATTCGATCCATTTTCCGAGTGTTGCTCCCCATCGCTTTTGTAACGGCTATTTTCTTTGTATTGCTTGGGGTGCCACAAACGTTAGATCCAACCGTTACGGCAACGACAATCACCGGTGAAGAACAACAAATCGGAAGAGGACCGGTTGCTTCCTTCCTTTCCATTAAGGAATTAGGAAACAACGGAGGAGGATTCTTCGGAGTCAACTCCGCCCATCCATTCGAAAATCCGAATGCGATTAGTAATTTGATTCAAATCTTACTCATGTTGTTATTAGGAACAGCTACACCATTTGCTTATGGCCATATGGTAGGAAATGCGAAGCAAGGCCGCGTATTATTCGTTTCGATGTTCATGATGTTTTTAATAATGGCGGGTGTTTCGTTATCTTCTGAGTACGCGGGTAACCCAGCTTTAAATTCATTGGGAATCCAACATGAGCAAGGAAGCATGGAAGGAAAAGAAGTGCGTTTTGGGGTTGCTCAATCTGCCTTATACTCTGTCGTTACTACCGCTTCCGAAACAGGAGCAGTTAACACGATGCATGATACCTTAACACCAATCGGTGGAATGATCACGATCTCCAATATGATGTTAAACACCATCTTTGGAGGGGTCGGGGCTGGGTTCTTAAACGTATTGATGTATGCGATGATTGCGGTTTTCTTATCTGGGTTAATGGTGGGTCGCACACCCGAGTTCTTAGGTAAGAAAATTGAAGGAAAGGAAATGAAGCTGATTGCCTTAACCTTGTTGGTACATCCGATTTTAATTCTAGTTCCTACAGCGATTGCGGTCATGCTTCATCCGGATACGATTTCAAACCCAGGCTTCCATGGAATTACGCAAGCGATGTATGAGTATACGTCATCCGCAGCGAATAATGGTTCTGGCTTTGAAGGCTTAGGAGACAATACCCCATTCTGGAATATTTCAACGGGAATCGTGATGTTCTTGGGCCGTTACTTCTCCTTCGTGACGATGTTAGCGGTGGCGGGTTCGTTAGCTGCAAAGAAGAGTGTTCCTGAAACTGTAGGTACCTTCCGTACCGACACTCCATTATTTGCTGGGGTATTCATTGGAACCGTACTTCTGGTTGGTGCGTTAACCTTTTTCCCAGCGCTCGTTCTGGGTCCGATTGCTGAATACTTAACCCTTCGCTAA
- the kdpB gene encoding potassium-transporting ATPase subunit KdpB: MSQNNKSMMNSEMVIHALKQSFVKLDPRIMVKNPIMFVVEIGFVITLLGTIFPSAFGGAVPFWFNVTVTLILLVTILFANFAEALAEGRGKAQADSLKKTKKDILAKKLVNGAIKNVPSTDLRKGDIVLVAQGELIPGDGEVIEGVASVDESAITGESALVIKEAGGDFSSVTGGTRVVSDQIKVRITNDPGESFLDRMISLVEGAQRQKTPNEIALNTVLTSLTLIFMIVVVTLPFYSNYLGFTLEVPYLIALLVCLIPTTIGGLLSAIGIAGMDRVTQFNVIAMSGKAVEASGDINTIILDKTGTITFGNRMASALIPVGDSKLEDLAGWAAISSVQDETPEGRSVLELMKNQKLKYNESLAYGSDFIEFKAETRMSGLDLEDGRQIRKGAVDAVKKWVSVHGGQIPADLDAKSNQIAKEGGTPLAVAVGQEIFGLIYLKDTVKPGMRERFEQLRKMGIKTIMCTGDNPLTAATIAREAGVDDFIAEAKPEDKIDVIRKEQAEGKLVAMTGDGTNDAPALAQADVGLAMNTGTAAAKEAANMVDLDSDPTKIIEVVSIGKQLLMTRGALTTFSIANDVAKYFAIIPAMFMFAIPEMAVLNVMGLGSPMSAILSALIFNAIIIPMLIPLAMKGVVYKPMSSSELLRRNLFIYGLGGVIAPFIGIKVIDVLLNLLV, encoded by the coding sequence ATGAGTCAAAATAATAAATCAATGATGAATTCAGAGATGGTCATCCATGCACTGAAACAATCTTTTGTAAAACTAGACCCACGTATCATGGTGAAAAATCCCATCATGTTCGTTGTGGAAATTGGCTTTGTCATCACCTTACTCGGTACCATCTTTCCGAGTGCGTTTGGCGGAGCGGTTCCTTTCTGGTTTAATGTCACGGTTACATTGATCTTACTAGTCACCATTTTATTTGCTAATTTTGCAGAAGCTTTGGCCGAAGGGCGTGGAAAAGCACAAGCAGATTCGCTGAAGAAGACGAAGAAGGACATCTTAGCGAAAAAGCTCGTGAATGGAGCCATTAAGAATGTACCTTCTACGGATTTACGGAAAGGGGACATTGTCCTCGTAGCTCAAGGTGAACTCATCCCTGGCGATGGGGAAGTCATTGAAGGAGTGGCTTCCGTCGACGAATCGGCGATTACAGGTGAATCTGCTCTTGTCATCAAAGAAGCAGGTGGAGACTTTAGTTCTGTCACGGGTGGAACTCGTGTCGTGAGTGACCAAATTAAGGTTCGCATAACCAATGATCCAGGAGAGTCCTTCTTAGATCGCATGATCTCGCTCGTGGAAGGCGCTCAAAGACAAAAAACACCAAACGAAATTGCACTCAACACCGTGTTAACGAGTTTAACTTTAATCTTTATGATTGTTGTGGTTACGTTGCCTTTTTACTCCAACTATTTAGGGTTTACCCTTGAAGTTCCCTACTTAATCGCTTTGCTCGTTTGTTTAATTCCAACGACCATCGGGGGGTTACTGTCTGCGATTGGGATTGCGGGGATGGACCGTGTCACCCAATTCAATGTTATTGCGATGTCCGGTAAAGCCGTCGAAGCATCTGGTGACATTAATACGATTATCCTGGATAAAACCGGAACCATTACCTTTGGGAATCGGATGGCCAGTGCATTAATCCCAGTTGGAGATTCCAAATTAGAGGACCTAGCTGGTTGGGCAGCGATTAGCTCGGTGCAGGACGAAACGCCAGAAGGACGTTCAGTACTTGAATTAATGAAAAATCAGAAGCTCAAATATAATGAATCCTTGGCTTATGGAAGTGACTTTATCGAATTTAAAGCGGAAACTCGCATGAGTGGATTGGATTTAGAGGATGGACGTCAAATTCGCAAAGGCGCCGTCGATGCCGTGAAGAAATGGGTATCCGTTCATGGAGGTCAGATTCCTGCGGATTTAGATGCCAAGAGCAATCAAATTGCCAAGGAAGGTGGAACACCGCTGGCTGTCGCTGTGGGTCAAGAAATCTTTGGACTCATTTATCTGAAAGATACGGTTAAGCCTGGTATGCGTGAGCGTTTTGAGCAACTGCGAAAAATGGGCATTAAGACGATTATGTGTACGGGGGATAACCCACTGACGGCAGCGACGATTGCCCGGGAAGCCGGAGTTGATGATTTTATCGCAGAAGCCAAACCAGAGGATAAAATCGATGTCATTCGCAAGGAGCAAGCGGAAGGGAAACTCGTGGCAATGACAGGGGACGGAACGAACGATGCACCAGCGCTCGCTCAGGCGGATGTCGGATTAGCGATGAATACTGGAACCGCTGCGGCCAAGGAAGCAGCCAATATGGTAGACCTGGATTCAGATCCTACCAAAATCATTGAAGTAGTTTCGATTGGTAAGCAGTTACTGATGACCCGTGGAGCGTTGACGACCTTTAGTATTGCCAACGATGTAGCCAAATACTTTGCCATTATCCCGGCGATGTTTATGTTTGCAATTCCTGAGATGGCGGTTCTTAATGTCATGGGTCTAGGTTCACCGATGTCAGCGATTCTATCCGCGCTCATCTTTAATGCCATTATCATCCCCATGCTCATCCCGTTAGCGATGAAGGGAGTAGTCTACAAGCCGATGAGCTCTTCGGAATTATTAAGAAGGAATCTCTTTATCTATGGATTAGGCGGTGTCATTGCACCGTTTATCGGAATCAAGGTAATTGATGTTTTATTAAATCTATTGGTCTAA
- the kdpC gene encoding potassium-transporting ATPase subunit KdpC, giving the protein MGSHLFKSLRLSVVLMLLCGLGYHLLVTGIAQALVPYQANGSLILNEQQQVIGSELIGQNFNDPGLFHGRISSIEHDGSGSGSNNYAPSNEDMMNRTKESIAKWQAENPDVPVSEVPMDLMTNSGSGLDPHISPEAAIAQIPRIEKNTGLDAATIQTLIEKNTQGKEWGIFGEPRVNVLKLNLDVLAELKKE; this is encoded by the coding sequence ATGGGATCTCATTTATTCAAAAGTTTACGTTTAAGTGTCGTTTTGATGCTGTTATGTGGATTAGGATATCACTTACTGGTTACAGGTATTGCACAAGCCCTTGTTCCTTACCAAGCGAACGGAAGTCTAATCTTGAATGAGCAACAACAAGTCATTGGATCCGAACTGATTGGTCAGAATTTCAATGACCCAGGTCTCTTTCATGGGCGAATCTCAAGTATTGAACATGACGGTTCAGGTTCAGGTTCGAACAATTATGCGCCTTCTAATGAAGACATGATGAATCGAACCAAGGAATCGATAGCGAAGTGGCAAGCAGAAAACCCAGATGTTCCTGTAAGTGAAGTACCGATGGATCTAATGACCAATTCTGGTTCTGGATTGGATCCACATATTAGCCCTGAAGCAGCCATTGCTCAGATTCCTCGCATTGAGAAAAATACAGGTCTAGATGCAGCGACCATTCAAACTTTAATTGAAAAGAACACACAAGGAAAAGAATGGGGGATCTTCGGTGAGCCTCGTGTGAATGTCTTAAAGCTCAACCTAGATGTGTTAGCGGAGTTAAAGAAGGAATGA
- the kdpB gene encoding potassium-transporting ATPase subunit KdpB: MKRGLISQAIKDSFIKLNPIHMMTNPVMFVVEMGTFLILLTILFPFLFGTENQILYNVIVFDILFLTVLFANFAEAFAEGRGKAQADSLKKAQKDTVAKRIHSSGKIESVSSLELRRGDLVLVEAGEFIPGDGEIVEGVASIDESAITGESAPVIRKAKSDFSSVTGGTMVCSDWIKVRITTDPGDSFIDRMIYLVEGAKRQKAPNEIALNTLLVVFTIIFLIVVMTMIPIAGYLGIEMDLSTLIILLVCLIPTTIGGLLSAIGIAGMDRVTRFNVIAKSGRAVEAAGDINTIILDKTGTITFGNRLATSFIPVSNVNEQELIEAAVITSLYDETPEGSSVLELAKNMKFHWNIKNYDKGKIIPFSAEERMSGLILEKQGTYRKGAVSAITQYIQSIGGCIPVDLFRISDQVSSQGGTPLAVCKNEMILGVIYLKDTVKPGMKEKFEELRKMGIKTVMCTGDNALTAATIAKEAGVDEFIAECKPEDKIRVVKDEQAEGKMVAMTGDGTNDAPALAQADVGLAMNSGTIAAKEAANMVDLDSDPTKLIQVVLIGKQLLMTRGALTTFSIANDFSKYFAIIPAMFSQAIPSLNILNIMNLHSPMSAVLSALLFNALIIPGLIPLALKGVKYLPMSANELLSQNLMIFGLGGILFPFLAIKMIDIILVFLFFHSA; this comes from the coding sequence ATGAAGAGAGGACTAATAAGTCAAGCAATTAAAGATAGTTTCATAAAGTTAAATCCCATTCATATGATGACAAATCCCGTGATGTTTGTGGTTGAAATGGGGACGTTTCTGATCCTACTAACTATACTGTTTCCCTTTCTTTTTGGAACTGAGAATCAGATTCTATACAATGTCATTGTGTTTGACATCCTCTTTTTAACCGTTCTATTTGCTAATTTTGCGGAGGCTTTCGCAGAGGGGCGTGGGAAGGCCCAAGCGGATAGTTTGAAAAAGGCGCAAAAAGATACTGTTGCCAAACGAATACATTCGAGTGGGAAAATAGAATCGGTTTCTTCTTTAGAGCTAAGGAGAGGAGACTTAGTACTAGTCGAAGCGGGGGAATTTATACCTGGCGATGGAGAGATTGTGGAAGGAGTAGCGTCAATCGATGAATCAGCCATTACAGGGGAATCAGCTCCAGTCATTCGAAAGGCAAAGAGTGATTTCAGTTCCGTAACGGGGGGGACGATGGTGTGTAGTGATTGGATCAAAGTTAGAATCACTACAGACCCTGGCGACTCCTTTATCGATCGTATGATATATCTCGTAGAAGGTGCCAAAAGGCAAAAAGCGCCTAATGAAATTGCACTGAATACATTGTTAGTGGTGTTCACCATTATCTTTTTGATCGTTGTCATGACGATGATTCCCATCGCTGGTTATTTAGGGATTGAGATGGACCTGTCGACTTTAATTATTCTTTTGGTTTGTTTGATTCCTACCACTATTGGTGGACTGCTTTCGGCCATTGGGATTGCGGGAATGGATCGAGTCACTCGATTCAATGTCATTGCTAAATCTGGGAGAGCAGTTGAAGCGGCAGGGGATATTAATACGATTATCCTAGATAAAACCGGGACAATTACCTTTGGGAATCGGTTAGCAACTTCGTTTATTCCTGTTTCTAATGTAAATGAACAAGAACTCATCGAAGCTGCGGTCATTACTTCACTGTATGATGAAACTCCAGAAGGAAGCTCAGTGCTTGAGCTTGCAAAGAACATGAAGTTTCATTGGAATATAAAGAATTACGATAAAGGAAAAATCATTCCCTTCTCTGCAGAGGAACGGATGAGTGGGTTAATCTTAGAAAAACAAGGTACATATCGAAAAGGAGCCGTCTCGGCTATAACGCAATATATTCAATCGATAGGCGGATGTATTCCCGTAGATTTATTTCGAATTAGTGATCAGGTTTCAAGTCAAGGGGGCACCCCTTTAGCAGTATGTAAAAATGAAATGATTCTAGGCGTCATCTACCTGAAGGATACGGTTAAACCGGGAATGAAGGAAAAGTTTGAAGAGCTTCGCAAGATGGGGATTAAGACCGTTATGTGTACAGGGGATAATGCGTTAACGGCCGCCACCATTGCCAAGGAGGCAGGGGTTGACGAATTTATTGCGGAGTGTAAGCCGGAAGATAAAATCCGAGTGGTAAAAGACGAGCAAGCAGAAGGAAAAATGGTGGCCATGACAGGGGATGGAACCAATGATGCTCCCGCTTTAGCACAAGCAGACGTTGGATTAGCGATGAACAGTGGGACTATTGCGGCTAAGGAAGCAGCGAATATGGTCGATTTAGATTCCGATCCAACGAAGCTAATTCAAGTCGTGCTTATTGGTAAACAGTTATTGATGACTCGTGGCGCCTTAACGACATTTAGTATAGCAAATGACTTTTCCAAGTACTTTGCCATTATTCCAGCCATGTTTAGTCAGGCCATTCCTTCATTGAATATATTAAATATCATGAACTTGCATTCCCCCATGTCTGCGGTGTTGTCAGCTCTTTTATTTAATGCGCTCATCATTCCGGGACTCATCCCGCTTGCCTTAAAGGGAGTTAAATACCTTCCCATGAGTGCGAATGAATTGCTTTCTCAAAATTTAATGATCTTTGGATTAGGAGGGATCCTCTTTCCTTTCCTAGCGATTAAAATGATAGATATTATCCTTGTATTCTTGTTCTTTCACTCTGCTTAA